A genomic segment from Candidatus Binataceae bacterium encodes:
- a CDS encoding GreA/GreB family elongation factor has translation MAELPVIKRLRKELETLKRELTVDLPKELERARAHGDLSENAEWAMAKQRQEFLRARLNNLEVRIGELMMINLDSIPRDTVGLGSRVWLEDLDEGGATTEFEIVVPEEVDGAQNRISLSSPLGRAMIGKAEDDDIEVVTPKGKRAYTVKRLMTIHVVLASENGAAKA, from the coding sequence ATGGCTGAACTACCTGTTATCAAGCGGCTGCGCAAAGAGCTGGAAACCCTCAAGCGCGAACTGACCGTGGACCTGCCCAAGGAACTCGAGCGCGCCCGCGCTCACGGCGATCTTTCCGAGAACGCCGAATGGGCGATGGCCAAGCAGCGGCAGGAGTTTCTGCGCGCGCGCCTGAACAACCTCGAGGTGCGGATCGGCGAATTGATGATGATCAACCTCGACTCGATCCCGCGCGACACGGTCGGCCTCGGCAGCCGCGTCTGGCTCGAAGACCTCGACGAGGGCGGCGCGACGACCGAGTTCGAGATCGTCGTGCCCGAAGAAGTCGACGGCGCGCAAAACCGCATCTCGCTGTCATCGCCTCTCGGCCGCGCGATGATCGGCAAAGCCGAAGACGACGACATCGAGGTAGTTACGCCCAAAGGCAAGCGCGCCTATACTGTAAAACGCCTGATGACGATCCACGTCGTACTAGCCAGCGAAAACGGCGCCGCGAAAGCATAG
- a CDS encoding RnfABCDGE type electron transport complex subunit D: MDDSAALAPRFRFRFSGLFADARMFQILALGVLFAAGVWLRDFSLRPAQIVLTFAAALVTQRLTWRFYPPKARSYRSAIITALSLTLLLRADDLLIHPIAAAAAIGSKSLIRFRGKHLFNPAAFGVIFALIALPHTWVSAGQWGQDVALAGWLVALGALVTERARRGDISWSFLVFYLGATALRVAWLGQRFAVWEHQLSNGALLLFAFFMISDPMTGPNHRWGRLAQSALVAAIAYWWQFHFYSTNGLIWALVVAAPMVPVWDLVWRAPKFEWNEGENHGPDRLEASAHPADRNGADARGVLRAA, encoded by the coding sequence ATGGACGATTCAGCCGCATTGGCGCCGCGTTTTCGCTTTCGATTCTCCGGACTATTCGCCGACGCGCGGATGTTTCAGATCCTGGCGCTGGGCGTGTTGTTCGCGGCTGGCGTCTGGTTGCGTGATTTTAGCCTCCGTCCGGCGCAGATCGTCCTGACCTTCGCTGCTGCACTCGTGACGCAGCGGCTCACGTGGCGATTCTATCCGCCCAAGGCGCGCTCGTATCGCAGCGCGATCATCACCGCGCTCAGCCTCACGCTCCTGCTTCGAGCTGACGACCTGTTGATCCATCCGATCGCTGCGGCCGCCGCGATCGGCTCGAAATCTCTCATCCGCTTCCGCGGCAAACATCTGTTCAATCCCGCGGCCTTCGGCGTGATCTTCGCGCTCATCGCGCTCCCCCACACCTGGGTATCCGCCGGGCAGTGGGGTCAGGATGTCGCGCTCGCAGGATGGCTCGTCGCGCTCGGCGCGCTGGTCACCGAGCGTGCGCGCCGCGGCGATATAAGCTGGTCATTCCTCGTCTTCTATCTGGGTGCGACCGCGCTTCGCGTCGCATGGCTCGGGCAGCGCTTCGCCGTCTGGGAGCATCAGCTCTCCAACGGCGCGCTACTGCTCTTCGCGTTTTTCATGATTTCCGATCCGATGACGGGGCCGAACCATCGATGGGGCCGGCTCGCGCAGTCCGCGCTCGTCGCCGCGATCGCCTACTGGTGGCAGTTCCACTTCTACTCAACCAACGGACTTATCTGGGCACTGGTCGTCGCGGCGCCGATGGTTCCGGTGTGGGACCTAGTCTGGCGCGCGCCGAAATTTGAATGGAACGAAGGAGAAAACCATGGACCGGATCGTCTCGAAGCTTCGGCTCATCCTGCTGATCGTAACGGTGCTGACGCTCGCGGCGTGTTGCGCGCCGCTTAA
- a CDS encoding DUF2330 domain-containing protein produces the protein MDRIVSKLRLILLIVTVLTLAACCAPLKAQAFCGFYVGKADGTLVNHASQVAVVRHDNKTVISMMNDYQGPMTDFALVVPVPVVLEKGQVHVGDPQLFAQLEAYSTPRLVEYFDPDPCEIVRPMPLMAMASGVGAAAPAAPPMQDRALGVTVEAQYTVGEYDIVILSAKQSDGLETWLKQNGYKIPPRASAALAPYIKQDMKFFVAKVNLEEHRKTGLQYLRPIQFAFESPKFMLPIRLGMINANGPQDLIIYLLTRDGRVETTNYRTVKMPTGENIPEFVRDDFKGFYKSVFNEQVERNDMRAVFTEYAWNMGWCDPCATSPLTPDELRSLGVFWLDQQPPSRGQFMPAPYGGGAIPVMLTRLHVRYSADSFPEDLVFQETGDSENYQARYVMQHPWTGTENACPAAHSYFENLRARQMQEAQTLADLTGWSLDSVIKKAGLKGDQQPNPWWQKIWN, from the coding sequence ATGGACCGGATCGTCTCGAAGCTTCGGCTCATCCTGCTGATCGTAACGGTGCTGACGCTCGCGGCGTGTTGCGCGCCGCTTAAGGCGCAGGCCTTCTGCGGATTCTACGTCGGCAAGGCCGACGGCACGCTCGTCAACCACGCGTCGCAGGTCGCGGTCGTGCGACACGACAACAAGACCGTCATCAGCATGATGAACGACTACCAGGGGCCGATGACGGATTTTGCGCTGGTCGTGCCGGTGCCGGTGGTCCTCGAAAAGGGCCAGGTGCACGTCGGCGATCCGCAACTGTTCGCGCAGCTTGAGGCCTACAGCACGCCGCGCCTCGTCGAGTATTTCGATCCCGATCCGTGCGAGATAGTCAGGCCGATGCCGCTGATGGCGATGGCGTCAGGAGTGGGAGCCGCGGCCCCTGCTGCACCTCCGATGCAGGATCGCGCGCTGGGGGTCACGGTTGAGGCGCAATACACAGTCGGCGAATACGACATCGTCATTTTGTCAGCGAAGCAGTCTGACGGCCTCGAGACCTGGCTCAAACAAAATGGCTACAAGATTCCGCCGCGCGCGAGTGCTGCGCTCGCTCCATACATCAAACAGGACATGAAGTTCTTCGTCGCCAAGGTCAATCTCGAGGAGCATCGCAAGACCGGGCTTCAGTATCTGCGGCCGATCCAGTTCGCGTTCGAATCGCCGAAGTTCATGCTGCCAATTCGGCTCGGCATGATTAACGCAAACGGCCCGCAGGACCTGATCATTTACCTGCTGACGCGCGACGGCCGCGTTGAGACGACCAACTATCGCACCGTGAAGATGCCGACCGGCGAGAACATCCCCGAATTCGTGCGCGACGATTTCAAGGGCTTCTACAAATCCGTGTTCAATGAGCAGGTGGAGCGCAACGACATGCGCGCCGTGTTCACCGAGTATGCATGGAACATGGGATGGTGCGATCCGTGCGCTACGTCGCCACTCACTCCCGACGAGCTGCGCAGCCTCGGCGTGTTCTGGCTCGATCAGCAACCGCCATCGCGCGGGCAGTTCATGCCAGCTCCCTACGGCGGCGGCGCTATCCCGGTAATGCTCACGCGGCTCCATGTGCGATACAGCGCAGATTCGTTCCCCGAGGATCTCGTCTTCCAGGAAACGGGCGACAGCGAAAACTACCAGGCGCGCTACGTGATGCAGCATCCATGGACAGGCACCGAGAACGCTTGCCCCGCAGCGCACTCCTACTTTGAGAATCTGCGAGCGCGCCAGATGCAGGAAGCGCAGACCCTCGCCGATCTAACCGGCTGGAGCCTCGACTCGGTAATCAAGAAAGCCGGACTAAAGGGCGATCAACAGCCGAACCCATGGTGGCAGAAGATCTGGAACTGA
- a CDS encoding Lrp/AsnC ligand binding domain-containing protein, with protein sequence MSVKAFILIDTSPGKAREVASKLRSVEGVSMAHAVTGPHDIIAIAEASDVTTLGELVVQKIQSVTGVNRSLTSIVSD encoded by the coding sequence ATGTCGGTGAAGGCATTCATTTTGATCGACACCTCGCCCGGCAAGGCGCGCGAGGTCGCGTCCAAGCTGCGCAGCGTGGAGGGCGTCTCGATGGCTCACGCGGTGACCGGGCCCCACGACATCATCGCGATTGCCGAGGCCTCCGACGTGACCACGCTCGGCGAGTTGGTGGTACAGAAAATCCAGAGCGTGACGGGAGTGAACCGGAGTCTCACGTCGATCGTGAGCGACTGA